Proteins from one Bacteroides zhangwenhongii genomic window:
- a CDS encoding RagB/SusD family nutrient uptake outer membrane protein: MIKKFKLYILLAAVACSATSCLDKMPEDAIPFDDAIKTVDDVNLAVVGIYDAFKNSALYSGNLTLLPDLQADFVYGINGNTNTYGDIWRWKDILATNTSIEAVYAGLYTVINRCNFLLDRVDAVRKNTIDDDDLDRLEECCGEAYLARALAYSELVKCFCKAYESDAEAANELGVILTRHYQGNEEMKRASLKDSYQFILDDLDRAAELLALDKDYDPATDGALFNNAVYFNEYTVYALRARVALYMKNWEDAVKYSSKVIDSGYYLLSSCTQNYTSTATYYKYMWTNDNATEIIFKVGFTVDSYGGRLGQIFFNYDFSSIRPDYVPAEWVINLYDNNDLRVSTFFQSYQTGYSHGLSWPLLIKYFGNESFVKENILHVCMPKVLRLSEQYLIRAEAYVNQANPDYGRAGKDITTLRTARYTTYGGSTALSASNAMKVIKEERVKELYMEGFRLHDLKRWHDGFERKPQAQSLENGSKLKVEADDPLFVWPIPQHELDAPGSQVQPNESNK; the protein is encoded by the coding sequence ATGATTAAGAAATTTAAATTATATATCTTGTTGGCTGCCGTGGCATGTTCCGCCACTTCTTGTCTGGATAAGATGCCGGAGGATGCGATTCCTTTCGATGATGCTATCAAGACGGTGGATGATGTAAATCTGGCAGTGGTAGGCATTTACGACGCTTTCAAGAACAGCGCCCTTTATTCCGGCAACCTTACCTTGCTGCCCGACTTGCAGGCGGACTTTGTGTATGGAATAAACGGAAATACAAATACTTACGGAGACATCTGGCGCTGGAAAGACATTCTGGCTACCAATACAAGCATTGAGGCTGTGTATGCCGGATTGTACACTGTGATCAACCGGTGCAATTTCCTGCTCGACCGTGTGGATGCGGTGAGAAAGAACACTATCGACGACGATGACCTCGACCGGCTCGAGGAGTGCTGTGGCGAAGCTTATTTAGCCCGTGCGCTTGCCTATTCGGAACTGGTGAAATGTTTTTGCAAGGCTTACGAAAGCGATGCTGAAGCAGCTAATGAACTGGGGGTTATCCTGACCCGGCACTATCAGGGAAATGAGGAGATGAAGCGTGCTTCGCTGAAAGACTCTTATCAGTTTATCCTCGACGATCTTGACCGTGCAGCCGAACTCCTGGCGTTGGATAAAGATTATGATCCCGCTACCGACGGCGCTTTGTTCAACAATGCTGTTTATTTCAATGAATACACCGTCTATGCTTTGCGTGCGCGTGTCGCTCTTTATATGAAGAATTGGGAAGACGCTGTCAAATATTCCAGCAAGGTGATAGATAGCGGTTACTACCTTCTGTCCAGTTGTACCCAGAACTATACTTCTACCGCCACTTATTATAAGTATATGTGGACCAACGACAATGCTACGGAGATTATCTTCAAAGTCGGTTTTACCGTCGACTCTTATGGCGGCAGGCTGGGACAGATTTTCTTCAATTACGACTTTAGTTCCATTCGTCCTGATTACGTGCCGGCAGAGTGGGTTATTAATTTGTATGATAACAACGACTTGCGCGTGTCTACTTTCTTCCAGTCCTATCAGACCGGTTACAGTCACGGGCTTTCATGGCCTTTACTGATAAAGTATTTCGGTAATGAGTCGTTTGTAAAAGAGAATATCCTTCACGTCTGCATGCCGAAAGTGCTCCGCTTGTCGGAACAGTATCTGATTCGTGCCGAAGCCTATGTCAATCAGGCGAACCCCGACTATGGACGTGCCGGAAAAGATATTACTACGCTTCGTACGGCTCGCTACACTACTTACGGAGGTTCTACCGCCCTGAGCGCATCCAATGCGATGAAAGTGATCAAAGAAGAGCGTGTGAAGGAACTTTATATGGAAGGTTTCCGTCTTCACGACTTAAAGCGTTGGCACGACGGATTTGAACGCAAGCCCCAGGCACAGTCATTGGAGAACGGCAGTAAACTGAAAGTAGAAGCCGACGATCCTTTGTTTGTATGGCCGATACCGCAACATGAACTGGATGCTCCCGGTTCGCAAGTACAACCGAATGAAAGTAACAAATAA